One part of the Pandoraea faecigallinarum genome encodes these proteins:
- the grxD gene encoding Grx4 family monothiol glutaredoxin, producing the protein MTTQQRIQQIVSEHPVVLFMKGNAQFPMCGFSGRAVQILKACEVGDLFTVDVLQDDEIRQGVKEFANWPTIPQLYINGEFIGGSDIMMEMYQSGELKQIIAELA; encoded by the coding sequence ATGACTACCCAGCAACGTATCCAGCAAATCGTCTCCGAACATCCCGTCGTCCTGTTCATGAAGGGCAACGCGCAATTCCCGATGTGCGGCTTCTCGGGCCGTGCAGTGCAGATTCTGAAGGCATGCGAAGTGGGCGATCTGTTCACCGTCGACGTGCTGCAAGACGACGAAATCCGCCAGGGCGTGAAGGAATTCGCCAACTGGCCGACCATCCCGCAGCTCTACATCAACGGCGAATTCATCGGCGGCTCGGACATCATGATGGAGATGTACCAGAGCGGCGAACTCAAGCAGATCATCGCCGAGCTCGCCTGA
- a CDS encoding UbiX family flavin prenyltransferase: MTVSTGASRTSAPTRLIVAITGATGAVYGVRLLERLRAMGGVETHLMVSGAGWLTLRHELGMERATVQALADQYHSVREIGANIASGSFATAGMIVAPCSMKTLASVAHGLSDNLIARAADVTLKERRRLVLMVRETPFNLAHLRNMTAVTEMGGIVYPPLPAFYNRPESLDAMVDDTVARVIDLFGIAPPAASSWDGLGKDMEA, translated from the coding sequence ATGACGGTTTCGACGGGAGCTTCCCGAACGTCGGCACCCACGCGCCTGATCGTCGCCATTACGGGGGCGACCGGCGCGGTGTACGGCGTGCGTCTGCTCGAACGCCTGCGGGCGATGGGCGGTGTCGAGACGCATCTGATGGTGTCGGGCGCGGGCTGGCTTACGCTGCGTCACGAACTCGGGATGGAGCGCGCCACCGTGCAGGCACTGGCCGATCAGTACCATAGCGTGCGCGAGATCGGCGCCAATATCGCCAGCGGCTCGTTCGCCACGGCGGGCATGATCGTCGCGCCCTGCTCGATGAAAACGCTCGCGAGCGTCGCACACGGACTCTCGGACAACCTGATCGCCCGCGCTGCCGACGTCACGCTCAAGGAGCGCCGGCGTCTTGTCCTGATGGTGCGCGAAACGCCCTTCAATCTCGCGCATCTGCGCAATATGACCGCAGTCACGGAAATGGGTGGCATCGTCTATCCGCCGCTGCCTGCCTTTTACAATCGCCCGGAATCGCTCGACGCGATGGTCGACGACACCGTCGCCCGCGTGATCGATCTGTTCGGGATCGCGCCTCCCGCCGCGTCGAGCTGGGACGGTCTCGGCAAAGACATGGAAGCCTGA
- a CDS encoding methyl-accepting chemotaxis protein has protein sequence MEIATPEFQMEQQELQAVTAALNRVQAVIEFDMHGRVLHANENFLQTLGYRLDEIQGQHHRIFCDPDYVASAAYREFWAKLGRGDFDTGEYKRLGKGGREVWIRASYNPVFDANGVPYKVIKFATDVTTDRTRQAEFEGKVRAMDLAQAVIEFHLDGTVITANDNFLKTLGYSLDEVRGKHHRMFCEPDYAMSTAYREFWAKLNRGEFDAGRYKRLGAGAREVWIQATYNPILDANGRPYKVVKFATDITQQVELEASVKRRAEEDQRKVALLLDTVNRAAAGDLTGDIAVAGNDPIDQLAGGIRHMMDDLRSVIGKVVNSAGEFSGASRDIADRANTVATGAQALGATVEEMNASIEELTASINSIADNTKGADQLAKSTQQEAETGSRAISRSIEAMELINKSSEDISEIVKVIGEIAGQTNLLAFNAAIEAARAGEHGLGFSVVADEVRKLAERSSQATKEISKLINESTRRVAQGSDVSRQAGEAFEKIVNGVSRTTQAISEISCAAEEQLVAAREVSLAIQHVAEETEKSAGACETIAQATTGLNQGAQELDRTVSRFKV, from the coding sequence ATGGAAATCGCCACGCCTGAATTCCAGATGGAACAGCAGGAACTGCAGGCGGTCACCGCCGCACTCAATCGCGTGCAGGCCGTCATCGAGTTCGACATGCACGGGCGTGTGCTTCACGCCAACGAGAACTTCCTGCAAACGCTGGGCTACCGGCTCGATGAAATCCAGGGGCAGCACCATCGCATATTTTGCGATCCGGATTACGTCGCATCCGCTGCCTATCGCGAGTTCTGGGCCAAGCTCGGACGCGGCGACTTCGACACCGGGGAGTACAAGCGCCTCGGCAAAGGCGGGCGCGAGGTGTGGATCCGCGCATCGTACAACCCGGTGTTCGACGCCAACGGCGTGCCCTACAAGGTCATCAAGTTCGCCACCGACGTCACGACGGATCGCACGCGTCAGGCCGAGTTCGAAGGCAAGGTCCGCGCGATGGATCTCGCGCAGGCCGTCATCGAATTCCACCTCGACGGCACCGTGATTACGGCCAACGACAATTTCCTGAAAACGCTCGGCTATTCGCTCGACGAAGTGCGCGGCAAACATCACCGCATGTTCTGCGAGCCGGATTATGCGATGTCCACCGCCTATCGCGAGTTCTGGGCCAAGCTCAATCGCGGCGAATTCGATGCGGGCCGCTACAAGCGACTTGGCGCCGGGGCGCGCGAAGTCTGGATTCAGGCAACATACAACCCGATTCTCGATGCGAATGGCCGCCCGTACAAAGTCGTCAAGTTCGCCACGGACATCACGCAGCAAGTCGAACTCGAAGCCAGCGTGAAACGCCGCGCGGAGGAGGACCAGCGCAAGGTGGCGCTGCTGCTCGACACCGTGAACCGCGCTGCGGCCGGTGATTTGACCGGCGACATTGCCGTCGCGGGCAACGATCCCATCGATCAACTGGCGGGCGGCATTCGTCACATGATGGACGACCTGCGCAGCGTAATCGGCAAGGTGGTCAACTCGGCAGGCGAGTTTTCGGGTGCGTCGCGCGACATTGCCGATCGCGCCAATACCGTGGCGACAGGCGCTCAGGCGCTGGGGGCCACGGTGGAAGAAATGAACGCCTCCATCGAAGAATTGACGGCATCCATCAACTCGATTGCCGACAACACCAAGGGCGCCGACCAGCTTGCCAAGTCGACGCAACAGGAAGCCGAAACCGGCTCGCGCGCCATCTCCCGTTCCATCGAGGCGATGGAACTCATCAACAAGTCGTCGGAAGACATCAGCGAGATCGTGAAGGTGATCGGCGAGATCGCCGGACAGACCAACCTCCTCGCCTTCAACGCCGCCATCGAGGCAGCGCGTGCGGGCGAGCACGGCCTGGGCTTCTCGGTCGTGGCCGACGAAGTGCGCAAGCTCGCGGAGCGTTCGTCGCAGGCGACCAAGGAAATCTCGAAGCTCATCAACGAGTCGACCAGGCGGGTGGCGCAGGGCAGCGATGTGTCGCGTCAGGCAGGCGAGGCGTTCGAGAAGATCGTGAACGGCGTGTCGCGTACCACGCAGGCGATCTCCGAGATCTCATGTGCGGCCGAGGAGCAACTCGTCGCGGCGCGCGAAGTGAGC
- a CDS encoding VOC family protein produces the protein MAIDHVAYPSYDATLTHRFYVEVMGFTLAGAQTGMSRLWGKPYLLVSYQIAPGEALAFFNCDGLAPEHHPDTPATQIHHVALRVCDREALERWKSRLKAHEVPFAIESHGDGEHVYLLDPNEIMLELCVQTPESAAGQTQGALDTLQRWVDGVR, from the coding sequence GTGGCGATCGATCACGTAGCGTACCCCAGTTACGACGCAACGCTCACCCACCGATTCTACGTCGAGGTGATGGGGTTCACGCTCGCGGGCGCACAGACCGGCATGAGCCGTCTGTGGGGCAAGCCGTATCTGCTGGTGAGCTATCAGATCGCGCCGGGTGAAGCGCTGGCGTTCTTCAATTGCGACGGCCTCGCCCCCGAACATCATCCCGATACACCGGCGACGCAGATCCACCATGTGGCGCTGCGCGTATGCGACCGCGAGGCGCTGGAGCGCTGGAAGTCGCGCCTGAAGGCCCATGAGGTGCCGTTTGCCATCGAAAGCCATGGCGATGGCGAGCACGTCTACTTGCTCGATCCGAACGAAATCATGCTGGAACTGTGCGTGCAAACGCCGGAATCGGCCGCCGGGCAAACGCAGGGCGCGCTCGATACGTTGCAACGTTGGGTGGATGGCGTGAGGTGA